The nucleotide window CAGGCGGTTGGGCCACACTGTGTTGCCGCCGTACGGCTGTCCGTTGTAGGTCAGCGACTCGCCGTACGCCACGCGCGAGTGCACGTGCTCGTCCCAGGGCCCGCCCGTCTTCCCCGCGTATCCGATGATGGTGTTCATTCCCACGGTGGCGCCCCAGGTGATCCCCGACGCCACGCTGGTCAGGTGCGCCATCAGCGCGCGATAGCTTCCGTTCCGCACCACCACGTAGTTGCCCAGCGTGTAGTAGCCTTCGCTGTCGTAGTAGTCCCACCCGGCCCACTCGACCGTGCCCTTGATGGCGGAATATACGTTGGCGTTCTTGTGCGCCGGCCAGTCGTTCGCGTAGTACTGGTTCAGCAGGTACGGCTCGCACTTGCGGACGTGGTAGCCTTGTCCCCACCAGCTGCCATAGTTGCCGCTCATGGCGCTCCACCCCGGATCCCCCGGCCGCATGTTGTAGTAGGTGCCGGAATACGTCGTCGTGTAGCCGCTGTAGAACTTGTTCGTGGCGTCCCACACCGTCTGCCAGAAGAACCCGCTCGGCTGCCCGAACTCGCACGCGGCGGCGCTCACCTGCGGCGCGGGCGCGGCGGAAAGCCGCGGTTCGCCGCCCTGCTCCGCCACCATCGCCACGCGCTCCGCCCGCATCTGCTCGTTCATCGCAAGCTGCGCGGCATCCGGCACCGCGCGCATGGCCTGGCGCACCGGGACGAGGCCCAGGGACGCGATCGGCTTGCGCGGCGCCTGCAGCCTCACGTCGCGCAGCACTCCCAGGGCGCGCTCGTCCAGCCCCGGCTGCTCCGTCCACAGCCCGATGCGGTACACGCGCTCACCATCGGCCACGTAGACCAGGGTATACGGGTCCGTCCCCGGCAGCCCGCTCACCGCCACGCCGCGCAGCCCCTGGCCCACGGCCACCTCGGTGCGCGTCAGCGGAAACTGCGGATACTTCGCCATCAGCGCGCTCACCAGCTCGCCGATCTGCTCCGGCCGGGCCTCGTACGCCAGGGCGATGCGCGCCACGGGCGACCGCTCGTGCCCGTTCTGCTGGGGGCCGGCCGGATCGAAGAGCGCGAATCCGTAAGTGTTGAAGAGCACCGGGTCCTGCACCACCCGCCAGTGCGTGGGCACGGCGATGGACACGCCCGCGGCCTCGTCGCGGACGGTCTTCATCGCGAGGGCGGATTCGGGATCGCTGGTGGCGGTGGGCGATTGGTCCCCGCAGGCGGACGCGAACAGCGCCACCGCGAGGAGGCCGAGCGGACGTTTCATGGGGCTCCGAACGTGAGGGAAAGAAAGGAGTGTAGGGGAGAGCACTTCCGCCGCCGCATGGATGATACCAACCGAGTACAGGATGTCGGATTCTGGATGTTCAACTCTGTCGATGCTGAACCGTCCGTCTCCACGAGGCTCACGAGGAGACGGACGATCCAACGCGGGAATCACTGCCGCCCGAAGACGAGCCGGTCGCGTCCTACGTAGCTGGAAAGGTACAGGTCCACCAGGCCGTCGCCGTTGAAGTCGGCGGCTTCCACGTCGACGCCTTCGCCGTCCAGGCCAGAGGGGAGGACGGTCCCGGTCGCTTCCTTGAAGAAGCCTGCGCCGTCGTTCAGCATCACGCGCCAGGCCTTGGTGTCGCGGAAGTTGGCGGTCACCACGTCCAGGTCGCCGTCGCGGTCCACGTCCACGAAATCCGCCTCGGGGGTGTGCGCCGTCTCCCGCCCGATGCGGGGGGCGGTGGCGTCGGAAAAGAAGCCGCGGCCGTCGTTGATCAGCAGCCGATCCTGCGGGTCTGCCCCGGCGACGAACGCCACGTTGGCGAAGTACAGGTCCAGGTCGCCGTCGCCATCCACGTCGCCCAGGTCGGCCTCGCGCGTCTCTTCGATGCCGGCGCGCAGCGGAATGCGGCCCGGCGCGTCGGCGAAGAAGCCGCGACCGTCGTTCAGCAGCAGGCGGTTGTCGTCGACATTGCCGAACACCAGGTCCGGGTCGCCGTCGCCATCCACGTCGCCCACCTCCACGTCCTGCGTCAGGTCGGCGACGGCGGGCAGCCGCGCGTGCGTCTGGTCGCTGAAGTGCCCGCCGCCGTTGATGAACACGAAGTTCTGCCCGTGGTTGCCGAACACCAGGTCGGCGTCGCCGTCGCCATCCAGGTCCGCCGCGGCGACGGACTGGGCGGTGCCGCGCGCGGGGAGCCGTCCGCTCGCGTCGGCGAAGGTCCCGCCGCCGCCGTTCAGGTACAGCTCGCTGTTCTGGTCGTCCTCGCCCGCGATGGCGGCATCCAGGTCGCCGTCGCGATCGAAGTCGGCCACGGCCACGTCTTCGCTGTCGTACGCGCTCCCGGGGAGGGTCCCGGCCGGGGCCACGGCCATCCGCCCCGTGCCGTCGTTGAGCAGCAGCACGTTGCGCTGGAACTCCTTTGCGATCAACAGGTCCAGGTCGCCGTCCCCGTCAGCGTCGAACGCCTGCGCGTCCATGCTGCTGCCGGGCGTAGCGGGGAGGTGGGTTTCGGTGACGTCCGCGAACAGGTGGCCGCCCGTGTTCAGGCCGGGGTGCGCGTCGGCTTGCAGCGGGGGCTGGCCTGCGTCTCCGCACGCGGCCGACAGGATGAGCGTCGCGGCGGCAAGGCAGCGGGGGAGGTACGGGTGTGCGTCCATCATGGGGGAGCTCCGGGGTGTAGCGGGGGAAGCGCGGTCTCCGTGGGGGCGGGTCCGCGAGGCGTCGTCCCGGGCCGGGGGAGGACCGGGACGCCCGTGAAGAAAGGCAACGCGCGTACCGGCGGCCCATCCACTGCGGCGTGGATCGGGAACGCGTTAGGCACCAAGCACCTGCGGATTCGGCGCAGGCAACCGGGGAGCACGACGGCGGAATGGGAACGCATCAAAACGGTGCGGCTTCAAAGGCGTGCGATGAGCAGACGGCGCGAAACGCGCCGCTCCACGCCATCCGAACCTCCTCCACACCAGCGCACGCCAGTCCGCGCAGGCGGACTTCGTGTGTTTGTTGCCGCGACTTCAGTCGCCCCAGCAGGGCCGGGCATCAATCCCTTCGGCCCGCCAGCAAGCTCCCCATCGAACGCGAGTTGCCACCGCCCGTCCGCGCCGGAGGTGGCGGCCTTTTCCACGGAAGAGTCCAGGCGCCACGCGTGCGCCGTTTCGTGTCGCATGGGAGAACACCGTATTGATCAACTGGATACGTGACCCGTAGCAGGCGCGGGGGTTGCTCCCTACCTGCCTCATCCTGCTCCCGAGCCAAAGCCAATGCCCGATCTGCGCGTCGTGGAAGCGTCGCCCCTGCGTTACCTGCTCTCCGTTCCGGACGGCGCGCCCAACGGCCCGCGCCCGGTCCTCTGCTTTCTGCACGGCTACGACGAGGCCGCGCCCACGGAGATCATCGAAGGCATAACCCGCCACGGACCGCTCAGGCCCGGCAGCGATGGGGCGGCGACACGCGACATGATCGTCGTGGCGCCGCAGCTGCCGGCAGCGGGTGACATCTGGCGCCGCTACGCCGACGTAGTGCGCGACATCGTCAGCCGCGTACAGGCGGAGCACGGGGGTGACCCGGCCCGCACGTACCTGACCGGTTTCAGCTTCGGCGGCAACGGCGTGTTCGACCTGGCGCTCTGCCAGCCGGGGGTCTGGGCGGCGCTCTGGCCGGTGGATCCCACGCGCGTGCCCGGCGGCGATCCCGGGCTCCCGGTGTGGATGTCGTCGGGCGAGGTATCCCGCCGCGGCGAGGCACGGTTCATCGAGCGGCTGAGCCTGGGGCCCGCGACCGACCCACCCGCGGACCGCGTGTACGTGGACCAGGGGATGGACCACGTGGGCACGGCGACGCTCGCCTATCAGGACGAGCGCATCTACCGCTGGCTCATTGCCCGGCGGAACCCGCCCGCCTGACCGCCGCCCCTGACTGCAGTCGCAAACCAGCCTCCCGAACTGGGCGGGCTCAACGAAAGCGGGAGCGGAAGCCACTTGCGCGCGGAACGAGAAAGCCGTAGTTTCCGCCCTACATCCCCGGGGGTAGAACCCCGGGTCCCCTCGGCCTGCGGGCCGGGGGGTTTTTTTTCGCGCGGAGGCGGGGGATGGCGAAACGGGTCGCGTTTCTCGTGGACGGCTTCAATGTGTACTACTCCCTGCGGGATGTAGAGAAGCTGTCGAAGGCGAAAGTCAAATGGCTCGATCTCAGGAAGCTGCTCTCGGATCACCTGCAGCCCATTCGAGAGGCGCTCGGTGAGCGAGTCGAAGTGTCCGTCGTCCACTACTTCTTCGCGTACGCTTACCACCAGACCCCCTACGACGCCGAGGTCGTAAACCGCCACGCCACGTACGTCGAGGCCCTTGAGACTACCGGGATCCGCGTGGTGCTTTCTAAGTTCAAAGCGAAGGACGTCGCCTGCTCGAAGTGCGGCCATCAATGGAAGCGGCACGAGGAGAAGCAGACCGATGTTGCGCTGGGGGTAAAGCTGATGGACTCCTTTGCACGAGATGAACGAGACGCCGTCGTGTTGGTTTCTGGGGATACCGACCTGATCCCTGCAATCCAGATGACGCGCGCGCTTTTTCCACAGCGGAAGATAGGGGTTGCTTTCCCTTTCCTGCGGCACAACACGGAGTTGGAGGCAGCCGCGGACTTCTCGTTCAAGATCACCCAGAAGGCGCTGCAGCGAGCGCAGTTCCCACTGACGATACCGCTGGCGAATGGAGTGATCCTGGAGAAGCCAGGTTCCTGGTGAGTTGATGTACCACCTGGTGTCGAAACAACGGCTTCGATGCTCCGCTCGCCGATCGCAGCCGCTCCGAGCTTCAGGGTTCGCCTCCGCCGCGCCGCCGAAACCCCGCCGATGTGGCGCTATCCGCTGAGCTTTCTGGTCCTGCTCGCGTTCCTGTTCGCGGGAGACGCGCTGGCCCACGCCGCGCGCCTGCCGCTGCCTGGGAGCGTGCTCGGCATGCTGCTGTTGGCGGGCAGCCTGCGCCTGGGATGGATCAGGCCGGCGCTCGTGCAGCCCGCCGCCGAGCTGCTGATCCGCCACATGGCGCTGCTGTTCGTGCCCGCGGGCGTGGGGCTGATGACGTACTTCGGCCTGCTCGGGCGGGAGTGGCTGCCCGTCGTCGCCGCCAGCATCGTCAGTACCGTCACTGTGATGGCGGTGGTGGGATGGATGCAGCAGCGGCTGGAACGCGATGCCTGACGCGGCCGCGATCGTCCTCTCCCTCGCCGCCACGCTCGGGGTCTACGCCGCGGCGCGAGCTTTCCAGCGGCGGATCGGCTCCGTGGTCCTGCACCCGGTGCTGGTCTCGATCATCGTGCTGATCGTCGCGCTCAGGATGCTCGGCATCGAATACGAGGACTACGACCGCGGCGGGCGCGTGCTGACGTTCCTGCTGGGGCCGGCCGTGGTGGCGCTCGGACTCCCGCTGCATCGGCAGATGGAGGAGATCGGACGCAAGCGCAACGCGGTGCTGCTCACGATCCTCGTCGGCAGCGTGGCCGGGGCGCTGACGGCCACGGTGACAGCCGCGCTACTCGGCGCCTCGGACGAAGTGATCCGCTCGCTCATCCCACGCTCCGTGACGACACCCATCGCCATCGGCATCGCGGGGCGGGTGGGCGGCCTGCCCGCGCTGTCCGCGGCCGTGTCCATCCTCACCGGCGTTCTGGGCGCGGTGATCGGCCCGCCGCTGCTGCGGGCACTCGGCATCCGCAGCCCCACCGCGTTCGGCCTGGCACTCGGCGCGGCGGCGCATGGCGTGGGCACCGCCCGCGCCGCGGAGGAGGGCGACGTGGAGGCGGCGAGCGCGGCCCTCGCCATCGGCCTGATGGGCGTATTCACCGCCGTCCTCGCGCCGCTCGCAATCGGGGTCCTGCTGCGCCTCGGCTGGCTGAACTGAGCACACGCGGCTGATTCGATCCACGCCGGCCCCTTGGGCTTTGGCTCTCGACCTGGGCTCATTCCCCACAATTGGGGAACGAGCCCCAAATTTGGGGAGCGACGGATCACACGGCGCGCACGAGTCACCGCTTCCGCGCGATCTTTCTGAGCCGGTGACGGCTTTATCCTTCGCGGAGTCAACCCGATCCGGAAAGAGGTCACGAAGCGCTTCACGAGATGGTGAAACAAGGGGCTGTACGGGAGCACACTCTGTCCACTATCCTGTTCGCGAGCCGATGCACCGGATCAGGTTCATCACCGACGTGAACGGATCGATGAAGGAACTGCCAGGCCCGAAGAAGGAACGACCGTGGGACAAGAAGTGGGTAGTCGAGGCACTCAACGTGGTTCCGGCGATCGGGACGGCTGTCGTGGCAGCGCTGATGGCCGCGGCCGACGCGAGCCGCCGCCCATACTTCGGCGTCTTGGCGGGCTTGGCCGCCGCCCTCGGAATGGCGAGCATCGTGAAGGTCCTTCACGCCCGCGGCCAGGACCTTGAACGCAAGCGGCCGGAAGATCACCTTGGGCTGCTGGGGGCTCTGCATGTTCTTCATGCGGTCGTCCGGCGGGAAGGTGGGCTCGGTGAGGGACCAGATGACCGGCTCCGGGTTACGATTCACCGTGTGGTGCACGAGGGAAAGCCGCTGAAGGTTCCCCGGGAACTGGAGCAGATGTTGCCGTACATCTGCCGAACCGGAGGCGGGCAGCATCGGCGGTTCCGGATCGAATCCGGGATCATTGGCAAGGCGGCGCGGGAGTGCGCTTTGTTCTCTGCCTCACGGGAAAGCACCGACTTCGAATCTGCCGTCCGAGAGCTCGTGTCCGATTGGGCGTACACCGAAGCCGATGCGCGAAAGCTGCAGCCGGATCGGTTGTCGTGGATGGCGATCCCGGTGATCTACCCGGGGGAGAGCGCAACGGTGGCGGTGGTCTACCTGGATTCCAGCGAGCGGGACTTCTTCACGAAAGAGCTGCAGAATCTCGTGTCGGTGGCGTGCGCCGGCATTTCTTCCTTTCTTCCAGAGGCGTACTGACGATGGCCAACGAGAAATCGGGACTGGCGGACGCGTTCGCCAATACGCGCATCGTGTCGAAGCCCGGGGCGGAGATCCGGGTGGAACGCACCGAACTCACCGGAGTGCTCCGGGAGCGTCTGACCACGTCCGTACGGAGCCTGGGCAGCTCGTCCTCGCCGCGCGCGACGGATGTGAAGTCGCGCAACTAGATCGCTGGCGGGCAGTGGTCGCGAGTGGCTGCCAATCGCGGCCAAAGTGGCAGGGAACCCGCCTGGATAGCAGGAAAAATCAGGAAAAACGTGGCATGTGCGTTGCCTTGTTCCGTGGCAGCGCTTGCGGGCGCCCCGGTGCTGATGGCACCGCGCGGCGCCCTTGTTCGTCCCTGACACCCGAATCTGAAGGAGCACCCATGGCGAAGGTCATTGGGATCGATCTCGGAACCACCAACTCCGTGGTCGCCGTGATGGAAGGCGGCGACCCGGTGGTGATCCCCAACGCCGAGGGCG belongs to Longimicrobium sp. and includes:
- a CDS encoding M23 family metallopeptidase — its product is MKRPLGLLAVALFASACGDQSPTATSDPESALAMKTVRDEAAGVSIAVPTHWRVVQDPVLFNTYGFALFDPAGPQQNGHERSPVARIALAYEARPEQIGELVSALMAKYPQFPLTRTEVAVGQGLRGVAVSGLPGTDPYTLVYVADGERVYRIGLWTEQPGLDERALGVLRDVRLQAPRKPIASLGLVPVRQAMRAVPDAAQLAMNEQMRAERVAMVAEQGGEPRLSAAPAPQVSAAACEFGQPSGFFWQTVWDATNKFYSGYTTTYSGTYYNMRPGDPGWSAMSGNYGSWWGQGYHVRKCEPYLLNQYYANDWPAHKNANVYSAIKGTVEWAGWDYYDSEGYYTLGNYVVVRNGSYRALMAHLTSVASGITWGATVGMNTIIGYAGKTGGPWDEHVHSRVAYGESLTYNGQPYGGNTVWPNRL
- a CDS encoding VCBS repeat-containing protein; translated protein: MMDAHPYLPRCLAAATLILSAACGDAGQPPLQADAHPGLNTGGHLFADVTETHLPATPGSSMDAQAFDADGDGDLDLLIAKEFQRNVLLLNDGTGRMAVAPAGTLPGSAYDSEDVAVADFDRDGDLDAAIAGEDDQNSELYLNGGGGTFADASGRLPARGTAQSVAAADLDGDGDADLVFGNHGQNFVFINGGGHFSDQTHARLPAVADLTQDVEVGDVDGDGDPDLVFGNVDDNRLLLNDGRGFFADAPGRIPLRAGIEETREADLGDVDGDGDLDLYFANVAFVAGADPQDRLLINDGRGFFSDATAPRIGRETAHTPEADFVDVDRDGDLDVVTANFRDTKAWRVMLNDGAGFFKEATGTVLPSGLDGEGVDVEAADFNGDGLVDLYLSSYVGRDRLVFGRQ
- a CDS encoding NYN domain-containing protein, translating into MAKRVAFLVDGFNVYYSLRDVEKLSKAKVKWLDLRKLLSDHLQPIREALGERVEVSVVHYFFAYAYHQTPYDAEVVNRHATYVEALETTGIRVVLSKFKAKDVACSKCGHQWKRHEEKQTDVALGVKLMDSFARDERDAVVLVSGDTDLIPAIQMTRALFPQRKIGVAFPFLRHNTELEAAADFSFKITQKALQRAQFPLTIPLANGVILEKPGSW
- a CDS encoding CidA/LrgA family protein: MWRYPLSFLVLLAFLFAGDALAHAARLPLPGSVLGMLLLAGSLRLGWIRPALVQPAAELLIRHMALLFVPAGVGLMTYFGLLGREWLPVVAASIVSTVTVMAVVGWMQQRLERDA
- a CDS encoding LrgB family protein, translating into MPDAAAIVLSLAATLGVYAAARAFQRRIGSVVLHPVLVSIIVLIVALRMLGIEYEDYDRGGRVLTFLLGPAVVALGLPLHRQMEEIGRKRNAVLLTILVGSVAGALTATVTAALLGASDEVIRSLIPRSVTTPIAIGIAGRVGGLPALSAAVSILTGVLGAVIGPPLLRALGIRSPTAFGLALGAAAHGVGTARAAEEGDVEAASAALAIGLMGVFTAVLAPLAIGVLLRLGWLN